One Hordeum vulgare subsp. vulgare chromosome 4H, MorexV3_pseudomolecules_assembly, whole genome shotgun sequence DNA window includes the following coding sequences:
- the LOC123448703 gene encoding probable LRR receptor-like serine/threonine-protein kinase IRK, whose amino-acid sequence MRSLVLLLLVHLVFLAEAKGGGRAGLAAALNDDVLGLIVFKADVVDPEGRLATWSEDDERACAWAGITCDPRTGRVSGLNLAGFGLSGKLGRGLLRLESLQSLSLSANNFSGDIPPDLARLPDLQSLDLSCNAFSAPIPEGFFGKCHALRDVSLANNAFTGDTPDVGACGTLASLNLSSNRLAGMLPSGIWSLNALRTLDLSGNAITGELPVGISKMFNLRALNLRRNRLTGSLPDDIGDCPLLRSVDLSSNSLSGNLPESLRRLSTCTDLDLSSNELTGNVPTWVGEMVSMETLDLSGNKFSGEIPGSIGGLMSLRELRLSGNGFTGGLPESIGGCTSLVHVDVSWNSLTGSLPTWVFASGVQWVSVSYNTFSGEVMVPVNASSVIQGLDLSSNSFSGRIPSQLSQLLTLQSLNMSWNSLSGSVPASIVEMKSLELLDLSANRLNGSIPSTIGGKSFKLLSLAKNSLTGEIPSQIGDCSALASLDLSHNGLTGAIPAAIANLTNLESADLSRNKLTGGLPKQLSNLAHLIRFNISHNQLSGDLPPGSFFDTISLSSVSDNPGLCGAKLNSSCPGVLPKPIVLNPDSSSNPLAQKEPVPGGLHHKKTILSISALVAIGAAVLIAVGIITITVLNLQVRAPGSHSGGAAAALELSDGYLSQSPTTDVNAGKLVMFGGGNPEFSASTHALLNKDCELGRGGFGTVYKTTLRDGQPVAIKKLTVSSLVKSQDEFEREVKMLGKLRHRNLVALKGYYWTPSLQLLIYEFVSGGNLHKQLHESSNANYLSWKERFDIVLGMARSLAHLHWHDIIHYNLKSSNIMLDDSGEAKVGDYGLAKLLPMLDRYVLSSKVQSALGYMAPEFTCRTVKITEKCDVYGFGVLVLEVMTGRTPVEYMEDDVIVLCDVVRAALDEGKVEECVDEKLCGKFPLEEAVPIMKLGLVCTSQVPSNRPDMSEVVNILELIRCPQDCPEAELG is encoded by the exons ATGCGGTCCCTCGTGCTGCTGCTCCTCGTCCACCTCGTCTTCTTGGCGGAGGCCAAGGGCGGCGGCCGCGCGGGCCTGGCGGCGGCGCTGAACGACGACGTCCTGGGGCTGATTGTGTTCAAGGCCGACGTGGTGGACCCGGAGGGGCGCCTCGCGACGTGGAGCGAGGACGACGAGCGGGCCTGCGCGTGGGCCGGCATCACCTGCGACCCGCGCACCGGCCGCGTCTCGGGGCTCAACCTCGCCGGCTTCGGCCTCTCCGGCAAGCTCGGACGCGGCCTCCTGCGCCTCGAGTCGCTCCAGTCGCTCTCCCTCTCCGCCAACAACTTCTCCGGCGACATCCCACCCGACCTCGCTCGCCTCCCGGACCTCCAGTCGCTCGACCTCAGCTGCAACGCCTTCTCGGCCCCCATCCCGGAGGGATTCTTCGGCAAGTGCCACGCCCTCCGGGACGTCTCCCTGGCCAACAACGCCTTCACCGGTGACACCCCGGACGTGGGCGCGTGCGGCACGCTCGCGTCTCTGAACCTGTCTTCCAACCGCCTAGCCGGCATGCTGCCCAGCGGCATCTGGTCCCTGAATGCGCTGCGAACTCTGGACCTCTCCGGCAATGCCATCACCGGCGAGTTGCCCGTGGGCATCAGCAAGATGTTCAACCTGCGGGCTCTGAACCTGCGGCGGAACCGCCTCACAGGCAGCCTCCCGGATGACATCGGGGACTGTCCGCTGCTGCGGTCAGTGGACCTGAGCTCCAACTCGCTCTCCGGCAACTtgccagagtccctgcggaggCTCTCCACTTGCACAGACCTTGActtgagctcaaatgagctcaccgGGAACGTTCCAACTTGGGTCGGAGAAATGGTGAGCATGGAGACACTAGATTTGTCGGGGAACAAATTCTCCGGGGAGATTCCGGGGTCAATTGGTGGCCTCATGTCGCTGAGGGAGTTGAGGCTGTCTGGAAATGGGTTCACTGGTGGCTTGCCTGAGTCAATCGGTGGATGTACAAGCCTAGTGCACGTTGACGTGAGCTGGAATTCCCTCACTGGCAGCCTGCCTACATGGGTATTTGCTTCCGGTGTGCAATGGGTATCGGTGTCCTACAACACATTCAGTGGTGAGGTAATGGTGCCTGTGAATGCATCCTCTGTGATTCAAGGCCTGGACCTGTCAAGCAATTCGTTTTCAGGACGGATCCCGTCACAACTCTCGCAACTGCTCACCTTGCAGTCGCTGAACATGTCTTGGAACTCACTGTCCGGGAGTGTTCCAGCCAGCATTGTGGAGATGAAGTCACTGGAGCTGCTTGATTTGAGTGCCAATAGGCTCAATGGGAGCATTCCATCTACCATTGGAGGCAAGTCGTTCAAATTGCTTAGCCTTGCCAAGAACTCCCTCACTGGAGAAATCCCATCCCAGATTGGCGATTGCTCTGCCCTGGCGTCACT GGATCTATCACACAACGGTCTAACAGGAGCTATTCCAGCAGCAATAGCTAATCTCACCAACCTTGAGAGTGCTGATCTTTCTCGCAACAAGCTCACGGGTGGTCTGCCGAAACAGCTCTCCAACCTTGCGCACCTCATTCGCTTCAACATTTCACATAACCAGCTCTCCGGGGATCTCCCTCCTGGTAGCTTTTTTGACACTATCTCACTCTCATCTGTGTCTGACAATCCTGGCCTGTGCGGTGCAAAGCTCAACTCTTCTTGCCCTGGTGTACTACCAAAACCAATTGTACTGAATCCAGACTCTTCTTCCAATCCGCTGGCACAGAAAGAGCCCGTGCCTGGGGGCCTCcatcacaagaaaaccatactgaGCATCTCTGCCCTTGTTGCAATCGGTGCCGCTGTTCTCATTGCTGTTGGTATCATAACCATTACTGTTCTTAACCTTCAAGTTCGCGCCCCAGGTTCTCAttctggtggtgctgctgctgcgctGGAACTCTCAGATGGATATCTCAGTCAGTCTCCAACAACTGACGTGAATGCAGGCAAGCTTGTAATGTTTGGAGGAGGCAATCCAGAATTCAGTGCCAGTACTCATGCTCTTCTGAACAAGGACTGCGAGCTCGGCCGTGGTGGTTTTGGCACTGTCTACAAGACCACTCTCCGAGATGGCCAACCTGTTGCCATCAAGAAACTGACTGTGTCAAGCTTGGTTAAATCTCAAGATGAATTTGAGAGGGAAGTGAAGATGCTGGGCAAGCTACGCCACCGTAACCTTGTTGCACTCAAGGGCTATTATTGGACACCATCACTTCAGCTTCTTATCTATGAGTTTGTCTCTGGGGGTAACTTGCATAAACAGCTTCATGAATCGTCCAATGCAAATTACCTTTCATGGAAAGAAAGATTTGACATAGTTCTTGGCATGGCAAGAAGCCTGGCTCACCTCCACTGGCATGACATTATCCACTACAACCTGAAGTCAAGCAACATTATGCTTGATGATTCGGGCGAGGCCAAGGTGGGGGACTATGGATTGGCGAAGCTACTGCCAATGTTGGATCGGTATGTTCTAAGCAGCAAGGTACAGAGTGCACTTGGTTACATGGCACCAGAATTTACATGCAGGACTGTGAAGATAACCGAGAAATGTGATGTGTATGGATTTGGAGTTCTTGTAC